TCGAGCGCGCAAGAAACGTGGGAAAGCGTCTAAGAAGGATCTTGCTGtagctgcggctgcggccaCCGCGGGAGCTGCGAATCCACCGTCTGATCGTGATATGGATACGGACAGAGTGAATAATGGTGTGGTGGCAAGGGAGCAGAATTCTCAGGATGGATTTTCGTCGCGGGAGACTACGACGACGTTCGATGCTGCTCGGAATGCCAGCATGCCGGCGCAATCGCATTTACCAACTTCGGAGATACCAGGCATGGTTGGGATACAGAATTCAAATCAAGTGCAGCAAGGTACCCAGGCTCAGGCCCAGCAGTCACACTTGGGAGCTTCTGTGGATGGGATACAGGGTACATTGAACGATTCGAACCGGCCCATGTCTGTTTCTGATCTCAGACCGTTACAGATGCTTCACCCATCAAATACGAACCCCCGCTCGCCATCGACAAGCATGCTGCCACCGAATGGATTCGGTTATACAGAAACTGCATACCCGCTGATGAACTCACAAGAACCGAATCAGTCGTCTCTCAATCATTTTCGTCTCGCTGGCTCTGCGGAAAACCCTTCGGCCCCATTCATGGGACTTTCTCCGTCGCCTGGCTGGctacctcttcctcctccatctccagcCACTTTCCCATCATTCAGCATACACCCATTCCCTAGCTCACTACGATACCCCGTGCTACAACCAGTGCTACCTCATATCGCATCTATAATACCTCAGTCACTGGCTTGCGACCTTATGGATGTCTATTTCACcagctcttcttcctctcatATCTCGCCTCAGTCGCCATATGTGGTGGGATATGTCTTCCGGAAACAATCATTCCTCCACCCAACAAAACCACGAGTCTGTAGTCCCGCCCTGTTAGCTAGCATGCTCTGGGTAGCTGCGCAGACGAGCGATGCTGCTTTCCTGACATCACCCCCGTCAGCACGAGGGAGGATCTGTCAGAAGTTGCTTGAGCTTACCGTTGGCTTGCTACGGCCTTTAATACACGGTCCCGCTGCGGGAGAGACGTCTCCCAATTATGCTGCCAACATGGTCATTAATGGCGTCGCTCTAGGCGGTTTTGGCGTCTCTATGGATCAATTAGGCGCACAGAGCAGCGCAACAGGAGCTGTGGATGATGTCGCGACCTATGTGCATCTAGCTACAGTTGTCTCTGCGAGTGAGTACAAAGCAGCTAGCATGCGATGGTGGACTGCAGCTTGGGCCTTGGCGCGAGAACTCAGACTCGGTCGTGAGTTACCACCCAATGATCTCAACTCACGACAAGACGGAGAGGGACAAGATGGTCGTGATATGGCAGAAAATGCTCAGCAGCAACCGCCTTTAGTCACGCCCATGGGAAATGGGGTCGACGTTACGGAAGAAGAGCGAGAAGAGCGCCGACGGATTTGGTGGTTGTTATATGCAACAGATCGCCATTTGGCGCTTTGCTATAACCGTCCTTTGACTCTACTCGACACGGAATGTGCAAGGCTACTCCAGCCGATGAACGATGACCTCTGGCAGGCGGGAGACTTTACCAATGCCGCTTACCGTACGCCAGGGCCGCCGTTGGAATGCACTGGCCACAGC
The sequence above is a segment of the Aspergillus chevalieri M1 DNA, chromosome 6, nearly complete sequence genome. Coding sequences within it:
- the xlnR gene encoding putative C6 transcription factor (COG:K;~EggNog:ENOG410PMTG;~InterPro:IPR036864,IPR007219,IPR001138;~PFAM:PF00172,PF04082;~TransMembrane:1 (o820-840i);~go_function: GO:0000981 - DNA-binding transcription factor activity, RNA polymerase II-specific [Evidence IEA];~go_function: GO:0003677 - DNA binding [Evidence IEA];~go_function: GO:0008270 - zinc ion binding [Evidence IEA];~go_process: GO:0006351 - transcription, DNA-templated [Evidence IEA];~go_process: GO:0006355 - regulation of transcription, DNA-templated [Evidence IEA]), giving the protein MSTASFQQFNHAPAPPSGLDILAESSEYAFGKSPRNPSLSGNNEHNANGASSSGDLSRKDSLVEGVSRKRPSMESASGPVRRRISRACDQCNQLRTKCDGKNPCAHCVEFGLTCEYARARKKRGKASKKDLAVAAAAATAGAANPPSDRDMDTDRVNNGVVAREQNSQDGFSSRETTTTFDAARNASMPAQSHLPTSEIPGMVGIQNSNQVQQGTQAQAQQSHLGASVDGIQGTLNDSNRPMSVSDLRPLQMLHPSNTNPRSPSTSMLPPNGFGYTETAYPLMNSQEPNQSSLNHFRLAGSAENPSAPFMGLSPSPGWLPLPPPSPATFPSFSIHPFPSSLRYPVLQPVLPHIASIIPQSLACDLMDVYFTSSSSSHISPQSPYVVGYVFRKQSFLHPTKPRVCSPALLASMLWVAAQTSDAAFLTSPPSARGRICQKLLELTVGLLRPLIHGPAAGETSPNYAANMVINGVALGGFGVSMDQLGAQSSATGAVDDVATYVHLATVVSASEYKAASMRWWTAAWALARELRLGRELPPNDLNSRQDGEGQDGRDMAENAQQQPPLVTPMGNGVDVTEEEREERRRIWWLLYATDRHLALCYNRPLTLLDTECARLLQPMNDDLWQAGDFTNAAYRTPGPPLECTGHSMFGYFLPLMTILGEIVDLQHARNHPRFGPTFRNSNECNAQMLEITRQLDGYNRSLKEFEARYTSNLVLGTESEPTAVDGTHLDHVSPSGRSSSSAVGTRVSESIVHTKTVVAYGTHIMHVLHIMLTGKWDPINLLDDNDLWISSDSFISALGHAVSGAEAVADILEYDPDLSFMPFFFGIYLLQGSFLLLLTADKLQGDASPSVVRACEIIVRAHEACVVTLNTEYQRNFRKVMRSALAQVRGRVPEDFGEQQQRRRDVLSLYRWSGDGGGLAL